A genomic stretch from Flavobacterium nitratireducens includes:
- a CDS encoding peptidoglycan DD-metalloendopeptidase family protein produces the protein MKYVLTFIIALTLVVSCKNSDKETEAKNLVKKSAPEKDKSDFGFNFSDFNVVQDTVRKGDTFGIIINKQNIGERKIHEIVSSIKDTFDVRSIRPNKAFTMLRSKDKTNKLQVFVYQPNDLMYYVFDLRDSLVVAHKKVRPVSYKRRVITGVLKGSLSETLSNAGVEANLANQITKIYSWSIDFFKLKKGDRFGIAFNERYINDTVYNGVSNIEAAFFEYKGKIMYAFPFVQNESSGKVEYYDEEGKTMKNFFLKSPIKFSRITSRFSMNRFHPVQHRWKAHKGTDYAAPRGTPIMTTASGVVEKTGYTAGNGNFVKVKHNGTYATQYLHMSKILVRRGQRVNQGDVIGRVGSTGLASGPHVCYRFWKNGVQVDALKLKLPTGTPMEGRNKARFMKMMEPLKRELDSIGNL, from the coding sequence TTGAAATACGTTTTAACATTTATAATTGCACTAACACTAGTAGTATCTTGTAAAAATTCGGATAAGGAAACGGAAGCTAAAAATTTGGTTAAGAAATCAGCTCCAGAAAAAGACAAGTCTGATTTTGGGTTTAATTTTTCCGATTTTAATGTTGTTCAGGATACTGTTAGAAAAGGAGATACTTTTGGAATAATTATAAATAAACAAAATATTGGAGAGCGAAAAATTCATGAAATTGTAAGTAGTATTAAAGATACTTTTGATGTGCGATCCATTAGGCCTAATAAAGCCTTTACAATGTTGCGTTCTAAGGATAAAACCAATAAACTTCAGGTTTTTGTTTACCAACCAAATGATTTAATGTATTATGTTTTTGATCTTCGTGATTCACTAGTCGTTGCTCATAAAAAAGTGAGGCCAGTTAGCTATAAACGAAGAGTAATAACTGGAGTCTTAAAAGGATCTTTGTCTGAGACGTTATCTAATGCAGGAGTTGAAGCTAATTTAGCTAATCAAATTACAAAAATATACTCATGGTCTATCGACTTTTTTAAATTAAAAAAAGGAGACCGTTTTGGAATTGCTTTTAATGAACGTTACATTAACGATACGGTATATAACGGTGTTAGTAATATTGAGGCGGCCTTTTTTGAATACAAAGGAAAAATTATGTATGCTTTCCCTTTTGTTCAAAATGAATCATCTGGAAAAGTTGAATACTATGACGAAGAAGGGAAAACAATGAAAAACTTTTTCTTGAAATCGCCTATTAAGTTTAGCCGAATTACATCAAGATTTTCCATGAATAGATTTCATCCGGTACAACATCGTTGGAAAGCTCATAAAGGAACAGATTATGCTGCGCCTAGAGGAACGCCTATTATGACAACTGCTTCTGGTGTTGTTGAAAAAACGGGTTATACAGCAGGAAATGGAAATTTTGTAAAAGTAAAACACAACGGTACCTATGCAACCCAATATTTACACATGTCTAAGATTTTAGTTAGACGTGGTCAGAGAGTCAATCAAGGTGATGTCATTGGAAGAGTAGGGAGTACAGGTTTAGCATCAGGACCACACGTTTGTTATCGTTTTTGGAAAAATGGGGTGCAAGTAGATGCTTTAAAATTAAAATTGCCTACTGGGACTCCAATGGAAGGAAGAAATAAAGCTCGATTTATGAAAATGATGGAACCTTTAAAACGTGAATTAGATAGTATAGGAAACCTCTAA
- the pgi gene encoding glucose-6-phosphate isomerase, with product MALSTLNPKQTASWKKLEQHFEKLQNVTMQEMFKEDATRAEKFSILWNEFLIDYSKNIINQETMNLLLELVNEMGLKDGIQEYFEGGIINQTEGRAVLHTALRAKESAVINVNGVNVVPEVYEVKNKIKTFTNEITSGVKTGYTGKAFTDVVNIGIGGSDLGPAMVVEALKYYKNDLDVHFVSNVDGDHVQEVIKKLNPETTLFVIVSKTFTTQETLSNSETIKKWFLQSAKQQDIAKHFVAVSTNLQKVTEFGINPDNVFPMWDWVGGRFSLWSAVGLSISLAVGFDNFESLLNGANEMDEHFKTADFDENIPVVLALLSVWYNNFFGAESEALIPYTQYLQKLAPYLQQGTMESNGKSVGRDGKAVDYQTGTIIWGEPGTNAQHAFFQLIHQGTKLIPTDFIGYVQPLYGDNNHHDKLMSNFFAQTEALLNGKEEAKVQAEFDKQGLSAEAAQFLLPFKVFSGNKPTNTFLIQKLTPKSLGSLISLYEHKIFVQGFIWNIFSYDQWGVELGKQLANSILDEINSNDVKNHDSSTTSLLRHFLRNK from the coding sequence ATGGCTTTAAGTACTTTAAACCCAAAACAAACTGCTTCATGGAAGAAGCTGGAACAACATTTTGAAAAATTGCAAAATGTTACGATGCAAGAAATGTTTAAAGAAGATGCAACAAGAGCAGAGAAATTTAGTATTCTTTGGAATGAATTTTTGATCGATTATTCTAAAAATATCATTAATCAAGAAACAATGAATTTGTTACTTGAATTAGTAAACGAAATGGGTCTTAAAGATGGGATTCAAGAATATTTTGAGGGAGGAATTATCAATCAAACAGAGGGAAGAGCAGTTTTGCACACTGCTTTACGTGCCAAAGAATCGGCTGTGATTAATGTAAATGGAGTGAATGTAGTTCCTGAAGTTTATGAAGTTAAAAACAAGATTAAAACTTTTACAAACGAAATTACTTCAGGTGTAAAAACAGGATATACAGGTAAAGCTTTTACCGATGTTGTGAACATAGGTATTGGTGGTTCAGATTTAGGACCAGCAATGGTGGTAGAAGCATTGAAATATTATAAAAACGACTTGGATGTTCATTTTGTGTCTAATGTTGATGGAGATCATGTTCAAGAAGTAATAAAAAAATTAAATCCAGAAACAACTCTTTTTGTTATCGTTTCTAAAACATTTACAACTCAGGAAACTTTGAGTAATTCTGAGACTATTAAAAAATGGTTTTTACAATCGGCTAAGCAACAAGATATAGCCAAACATTTTGTGGCTGTTTCTACAAATTTGCAAAAAGTAACAGAATTTGGTATCAATCCTGATAATGTGTTTCCAATGTGGGATTGGGTTGGTGGACGTTTTTCACTTTGGAGTGCCGTTGGATTGTCAATTAGTTTAGCGGTTGGATTTGATAATTTCGAATCTCTATTAAATGGGGCTAACGAAATGGACGAACATTTCAAAACTGCTGATTTTGATGAAAATATACCAGTTGTCTTGGCTTTATTAAGTGTTTGGTATAACAATTTCTTTGGAGCCGAAAGTGAAGCCTTGATTCCGTATACCCAATACTTGCAAAAATTAGCACCTTACTTGCAACAAGGAACAATGGAGAGCAATGGTAAAAGTGTAGGTCGTGATGGTAAAGCAGTAGATTATCAAACAGGAACAATTATTTGGGGAGAGCCTGGAACCAATGCTCAACACGCCTTTTTTCAATTAATTCACCAAGGGACAAAGCTAATTCCTACTGATTTTATTGGTTATGTTCAGCCTTTGTATGGAGATAACAATCATCATGATAAATTAATGTCTAACTTTTTTGCGCAAACAGAAGCTTTGTTAAACGGAAAAGAGGAAGCAAAAGTTCAAGCTGAATTTGATAAACAAGGCTTATCAGCAGAGGCTGCTCAATTTTTATTGCCATTTAAAGTGTTTTCAGGTAATAAACCAACAAATACTTTCTTGATTCAAAAATTAACTCCAAAATCTCTTGGTTCATTAATTTCATTATATGAACATAAGATTTTTGTACAAGGATTTATCTGGAATATTTTCAGTTATGATCAATGGGGAGTTGAATTAGGAAAACAATTAGCCAATTCGATTTTAGATGAAATTAATTCGAATGATGTGAAAAATCATGACAGTTCAACTACTTCTTTATTACGTCATTTTTTAAGAAATAAATAA
- a CDS encoding septal ring lytic transglycosylase RlpA family protein, translating to MKKSITLFFLFLSVVLVNAQSSKSTLQKSPVKKNIEAKDTVDKKISFNLKKGILKDTISSIEPPRKLKLYKKSVHASYYADKFNGKRTTSGVRFSNSGYTAAHKKFPFGTKLKITNESNGKSVIVEVIDRGPFVRSREIDLTKRAFMEIATNKGTGSMIVTIEEIVD from the coding sequence ATGAAAAAATCAATTACACTATTTTTTTTATTTCTTTCGGTTGTTTTGGTTAATGCTCAATCATCAAAATCAACGCTGCAAAAGTCTCCTGTGAAAAAAAATATAGAAGCAAAAGATACAGTAGATAAAAAAATCTCTTTTAATTTAAAAAAAGGAATCCTTAAGGATACAATTTCATCAATTGAACCGCCACGTAAATTAAAATTGTATAAAAAAAGTGTACATGCTTCTTATTATGCAGATAAATTTAATGGAAAACGTACCACCAGTGGTGTGAGATTTAGCAACAGCGGTTATACGGCAGCGCACAAGAAATTTCCTTTCGGGACTAAATTGAAAATTACCAATGAATCCAATGGTAAGTCAGTGATTGTTGAGGTTATTGACAGAGGACCTTTTGTAAGATCAAGAGAAATTGATTTGACAAAAAGAGCTTTCATGGAAATTGCAACTAATAAAGGAACGGGTTCAATGATCGTAACTATTGAAGAAATTGTAGATTAA
- a CDS encoding CYTH domain-containing protein, producing MIEIERKFLVNSDAYKKEAFSKKRIIQGYLSSNPERSVRIRIKEDKAYITVKGISNTSGISRFEWEKEIPVDEAEKLLLLCEKGVIDKTRFEVKSGSHVFEIDEFYGENEGLEMAEIELQSEDENFERPTWLGEEVTNDKRYYNSYLSKNPFKSW from the coding sequence ATGATAGAAATAGAACGAAAATTTTTAGTCAATTCTGACGCTTACAAAAAAGAAGCCTTTTCTAAAAAAAGAATTATTCAAGGCTATTTGAGTTCAAATCCTGAACGCAGTGTTCGAATCCGAATAAAAGAAGATAAGGCCTATATTACGGTAAAAGGAATTTCAAATACTTCAGGTATATCGCGTTTTGAATGGGAAAAAGAGATTCCTGTTGATGAAGCCGAAAAATTATTATTGTTATGCGAAAAAGGAGTTATTGACAAAACTCGTTTTGAAGTAAAATCAGGATCTCATGTTTTTGAAATAGATGAGTTTTACGGCGAAAATGAAGGTCTTGAAATGGCGGAGATTGAATTGCAATCGGAAGATGAAAATTTTGAAAGACCTACTTGGTTAGGTGAAGAAGTAACTAATGACAAGCGTTATTATAATTCGTATTTAAGCAAAAATCCTTTTAAAAGTTGGTAA
- a CDS encoding recombinase, which yields MPLFKVKNKPSLQELLTDFFDRSQLWLEEKDNLEPLIELVQLIRPLKIRNLQIVDLEPLITLLKDNPSYRDAFSFYLKDILEDRKFNKIFSDAAILQDVDFVFEVRKRIIAKFLPYQPEKETLEYVLNQVFYLANDGVWIDKIPLHQLHELYDLFGFTSMYESVTLNSALSEVLTAMHLITQRISGRAMETDVIKMVPEFDGLESPFSAFEKELFLIEDQIKNLEKHYVDSDDLSFAQLIVLLKQCEEFVEKAFRNSSKYGISLRVNQNLLKIKQQLERLKFLISLLKVEKEEDKKINGILMGLQLIKFNCYKNNVRQFIAESIQLISYEITQHTAKTGEKYITENRNEYFKMFWNASGGGIIVGFLCIIKILLSKVDTSIFGHAFLYSMNYALGFIAIYLMGYTLATKQPAMTASALIKALEEGMSKQGNNTQKYNAFAILFARVFRSQFIAFIGNVILAFPVSLLGIWLIDYSLGYNIASSKWQTLLSDLSPVHSLAIFHAAIAGLFLFLSGIISGSVANRDKHNQVYFRIAEHPLLKKSFGKKRTLKFSALYEKKWAGIVSNFWFGVFMGSTSALGLFFGLNLDIRHITFASGNLALALYGANYQVSDTMLFWGIFGIGVIGLVNFMVSFTLSLGLAFRSRAIPLSELRFISSSIWSHFKSRPFSFFFPMEQKVKTEVIENYLQTKKDTSH from the coding sequence ATGCCGCTTTTTAAAGTAAAGAATAAACCATCGTTACAGGAGTTGTTAACTGATTTTTTCGATAGAAGTCAGTTATGGCTTGAGGAAAAAGACAATTTGGAGCCTTTAATTGAATTGGTTCAATTGATTCGTCCTTTGAAGATTAGAAATTTACAAATAGTAGATTTGGAGCCTCTTATTACTCTGTTAAAGGATAATCCGTCTTATAGAGATGCTTTTTCTTTCTATTTGAAAGATATTCTTGAAGACAGGAAGTTTAATAAAATTTTTTCGGATGCGGCTATTTTACAAGATGTAGATTTTGTATTCGAAGTTAGAAAAAGAATTATCGCCAAATTTTTACCTTATCAACCTGAGAAGGAAACTTTAGAATATGTTTTAAATCAGGTGTTTTATCTGGCTAATGATGGGGTTTGGATTGATAAAATTCCTTTACATCAGTTGCATGAATTGTATGATCTCTTTGGGTTTACTTCCATGTATGAAAGTGTTACACTAAATTCGGCTTTATCAGAGGTGTTAACAGCTATGCACTTAATCACTCAGCGCATTAGTGGTCGTGCAATGGAGACGGATGTAATTAAGATGGTTCCAGAATTTGATGGTTTAGAAAGTCCTTTTTCGGCATTTGAAAAAGAATTGTTTTTAATCGAAGATCAAATCAAAAATTTAGAAAAGCATTATGTTGATTCTGATGATTTGTCTTTTGCTCAATTAATTGTTTTACTCAAACAATGTGAAGAGTTTGTAGAAAAAGCTTTTCGTAATAGTTCAAAATATGGAATTTCCCTTCGTGTAAATCAAAATTTATTAAAAATTAAGCAGCAATTAGAAAGGCTTAAGTTTCTAATTTCATTGTTAAAAGTAGAGAAGGAAGAAGATAAAAAAATCAATGGAATTTTAATGGGCTTACAGTTAATTAAGTTCAATTGTTATAAAAACAATGTGCGGCAGTTTATAGCCGAAAGCATTCAGTTGATTTCTTATGAAATTACCCAGCATACAGCTAAAACAGGCGAAAAATATATTACAGAGAATCGTAATGAATATTTCAAAATGTTTTGGAATGCCTCAGGTGGCGGAATAATTGTTGGTTTTTTGTGTATTATCAAAATTTTACTTTCTAAAGTCGATACAAGTATTTTTGGTCATGCTTTCTTGTATAGTATGAATTATGCATTAGGTTTCATCGCTATTTATTTAATGGGCTATACATTAGCAACAAAACAACCAGCTATGACAGCTTCTGCATTAATCAAAGCTTTAGAGGAAGGAATGTCTAAACAGGGGAATAATACGCAAAAATATAATGCATTTGCAATTCTTTTTGCTCGGGTTTTTAGGTCTCAATTTATAGCATTTATAGGGAATGTAATTTTGGCATTTCCAGTTTCTTTATTAGGGATTTGGCTTATTGATTATTCATTAGGTTATAATATTGCTTCCAGTAAATGGCAAACCCTCTTAAGTGATTTGAGTCCTGTACATTCATTAGCTATTTTTCATGCGGCAATTGCAGGACTGTTTTTGTTTTTATCGGGAATTATTTCTGGAAGTGTAGCGAATAGGGATAAACACAATCAGGTTTATTTTAGAATTGCGGAACATCCTTTGTTGAAAAAGAGTTTTGGAAAGAAAAGAACGCTGAAATTTTCTGCTTTGTATGAGAAAAAATGGGCAGGCATTGTTTCTAATTTTTGGTTTGGTGTTTTTATGGGTAGTACTTCTGCTTTGGGACTTTTTTTCGGATTAAATCTTGATATTAGACATATTACTTTTGCTAGTGGTAATTTAGCATTGGCATTGTATGGCGCCAATTATCAGGTTAGTGATACCATGTTGTTTTGGGGGATTTTTGGAATTGGAGTTATAGGATTGGTTAATTTTATGGTTAGTTTCACTTTGTCTTTAGGGTTAGCATTTCGCTCTAGAGCAATACCTCTATCAGAACTTCGTTTTATTTCATCTTCCATTTGGAGTCATTTTAAATCCAGACCTTTTAGTTTCTTTTTTCCAATGGAGCAAAAAGTAAAAACAGAAGTTATTGAAAATTATTTGCAAACAAAGAAAGATACAAGCCATTGA